GTCGGAGCAGTAGCGACTAAACATTTCGCATACAAAACAAATGCTCTGCCTTGATCATAATATCCAGCATGCGccaaaatttgaataataacttCTTCTACTAAATTCAATGCTAAAGTTGGCATTCCCATTATTAACTGaaacattcataaaaaatatttatcataataatcctaataacaatataagtaaattgaaaattcttaaCTGATCCGATTACCTGAATATTTGCGAGATGCATTTTAATCAATACTTCGTAATAGGACAAATGATTTTGTACGGCCAATTCTAGAGCTGTATTAAGAAGCACTAGAGAATTAACCCCGGCAATTCCATTTTCCGGTAAAACAGACGCACACATTATTTGACTCGATAGAATCATAgctcgaattttattttgcggCGTTAATCGATCATCCTTTTCGATACTATCAATACACTCTAAACCCTTTGGATAATCTCCTTTTCCCAAATAAACTTCAGCTAACCTAAAATATAAGATTTCCacgtgttaaaattattattagatttaatAAGCATATAATAAGCATCGCGTTGAAAGATTGTCATACCTGAATTTACTTTCTAAAAAGTTTAAACTTGAAATGTTCAATGCTATTGTTTCAGCCTCGCTCCATTTCTCATGTCGTACCAATTGCGTGAATACGTAAAGTTGCTCGCTTAACATCCATACCTGTGTACATAAAACAtgacaaatgttaaaaattatatacgcATTTAAAACGTgacatatattacaaaatgataGATTCGTAACCGATACCTTATTACACGGTTCATTGGGGAACCTTTCCTTAGCATGAGCCAGCACAACATCAACTAAACTGTATTCACCAAATTTAACCAAAATATTTGCGATGTTAACAACAGCCTGACAAGTAGATGGACCATTGAACATATGCTGCTTTTTGTCCCCCGTATTTTGTAAAAGCAGTAATTGCGCGCAAACAGAAGACATCTCAGTTTTACCGTAATACGCCCACAACGCAGATTTCTCTGCATACGTCATTGACATTAAATCGATCATGGAATGTTGACAATTCAAAACATCAGATTTCATTAGCGTCTACAAAGAATAAATTAGGATTaaatcttaaataaagtataaaattcttaaacttACAATAACTGGATTCAGATTTATACCTCGAATACTTGCGATGGACCCTTAGCCTCTAAAGCGGAATTGTGAGCATAAGCGATAAGACCCAAACCAGTTGTATGAGTTATTCCTAACATACTCGCCTTACCAACTGATCTTTCTATAAGGGGACCcctatcaaaaatataattatcaatatgCATCAgtaatatgtgaaatattgGAACTTACTTTTGATCAGTAATTAGATGATACATCCAAGCATGTGCCAGCTGCAAACATACATTATCACCTGCTTCTTGAGCCATCATGATAGCTTCTTTCAAAGCAGCCTGAGCTACTTcccttttagaaaaaaattgttagtaTTCCACTGgataattaacaaaacaatGTAAAAGATACATACTTATGATTAAATTGTGCATGTAAAACTGCTAAATTTAAAGCAGCATATCTGAAAATGCGAGACCTATCTTCAGGTGCAGAGCGATTTTCCAATGGAGCTAATCTATCGAAGCAATGATAAAGACTGTCTACTGCTCCACAATATTCATTAACTCTGAGACAGTTCAAATAACTCAAATAATGctgaaagaaagagagaaatacAAAGAGATAAACAATATAACGaagttttgaattatttttttatactgtaAGCAGAAAAAACGTTCTTCTTACCAAACAGTACTCACAGCTTCAGCATAGTACGGACTACAGCTTAAAAGTTCTCGCACAAGAACTTGCAGCTCTGCAGGGGACATTGCTTTATGTTCATCTGTCTGCAGGGCATGTGCTTGCTGTGCAACAAGTAATTCAGCCTGTCTTCCACCCCAAGTTGTTTTAATTCTAACAACAATGTACACATTGTAACgcaaaagaaatataagataatattaaaaactcttTGCAAAAACTACTTACTCATTTGAATATGAATCTTCTACATCAGAACCTGTAGAGATGTCAGAACTTTCAGAGGTACTAGTTCTTCTTTCTAGATATTTTTTCAGAGCCTCGTAAAGTGATACAACTTGATCAAAAGGTAGCTTCTCGAAAAAGATGATAATTCTTCTTATATATAATCCAAgaactgaatttttatttaatgcagGCAAAGATAAGGAATGATCTAATGTTGGTTTCATAAGACGAACAACACTATCAAACAAATCTAATAATCCTTCAACTCCCTTTCCATTTAGCAGATTTAACTGTACTTCCAACTGACGTGCGAAccgatgtaaaatatattcaggaGAATATAGTACGTTCAGAAGTGCATTGAGCTCCATATCTGGTGACTGatagatgaaaaagaaattaattaaaagtgacCTATTTTACTTAGaatagtatataaaaaatcaattattcttcACTTACTTGAATCAACTTTAAAGCTGCTAAACAAAAGTCACGTCTTTCTATTATTActgcaacaaaataaatacattactATCAGTAAATTATTCTACTTtgtagtaaaattttattattgtattataataaaatcatacagtgatgttacaacattgtaatataattgtaattggCTATGTGGTCattatgaaaagaaatattgtttattactaaacataaaataacaacGTGTTTCAAATTACCTTTCGTTGTTTCATTGCAGtactctttaattaaaatgacaGTTGCTACTTTATATGGAGTTAGAGTTTCTTTCTGTACTCGTTTTATATTACCATCGATATTCATGAAATCCGTAGACATGGTGAACAATGTATCCCAGCACATGAGTCTAAAGTAATTACGCACAATTCATAATAAACGACGACTAAAAAGACTTTTCGTTAACGAAAGTAAACCAAAAAACCGATCGTTTGTTTTACTTCGTTTACTGATTTTAATTGAGCGCAAAGGGTACATTCAAAAAAATCACCACTCACTAAGCCGCTCAGTGAGCGGGTTTTAATACAAGTGGCTCCATCGGTAAGAAACGCTTAAGCTTATAGTGAAACTAGTTCCCACTGATACcactagatggcgccacagaTTAGAGGAACCATAATTATTGCTGAATTAATTATCTATTCTtacaaatgataaatttaacatATTAACTACTATATTGTAGCTTTATAAAGCAAGGAAGcgaattaattatgcatttatacaaaataaagaatatttgatttaaaggTGTCGGTAGCGCCATCTTACAAAAGCAgtgagaactattttcactacaaacttagGCATTTTCCCACCGGTGACGCCACTAGTACTAAGACCAAAATCTATACATATCGATAAGTTGAATATTTAGCATCatttcaaaagtaattttaaaaataaaacaaaacctttgataaataatgaattgaattaataatggCAGTAAtcgttaatattcatattattacACTGTAAGATTTATAAGAACTTCTTTaaaggaatatattttataaattacataatgtatatatacaattgttacaatatttactgctcaaatttatttccaaatgatCATATTcagtttaacatttttaaaatcattctTGCCATAACGATGTCTGAAGTATtgacaattatatttaaataaaaaaaattgctcaGGTCCCACCGAGATTTGAACTCGGATCGCTGGATTCAAAGTCCAGAGTGCTAACCATTACACCATGGGACCACTTGTAACTACcgtttttattattcctaTATGAAaccataattaataattttttcatattaatgtatatttatctatatataaacttattttgataaatactatttaattttagaatatatcgaataatatCGTGATTAACGGTGGAATATTGGGAGAAATGGGACATTGTTTCGAAGACTGCGAtcatctttattttcaattggaTTCACTAAAAGGGGTCGttcaaaaattacgaaaaaaatgaGCTTGCAGTACTGtagaaataagaaacaatGCATGGCCCCAATTCTATCATATTTTTGTCATTCTTTGGAGCAATTAAGAGTGCCAGCAAGTTTTATGGTCGTATTAGATACTTTACTGACGCTAAAAACAGTACGCATGCGCGAGTGAGAACCATCCCTGACATTACTGCGTATCATgctatattttctttagacagaattaattaatgccATCGAACGCACGTTCACTGATTTCAGTAGTTGAACTGAATTTGGTTCCCAGAGTAACAATCAGTAACAATCCTTAAACGTAGAGTACGTTGGAAAATGACTAATTTTTCCCAAAGTCGATCCCTCAGTTCACGTGACACCAGCTTGCATAAGACGTTAGGATTATCCTATACCCTATCTATGTTTTTGGTATACTCAATCCTTTCATATGATGGGGGCCAataagtatacagggtgtctcaaaaatgttgtaacaccttgaaaggggtggtttggagggtgatttgaaacaattttttccttaacgaaaatattgtccgagacttcgttgaggagatattaacggaaaacactgaccaatcagagcgcgggtATACCGTTGAAgtggccgcggtagcgaaggctacatgctaagcggccgcgtcaatgtccttcgatgcacgtcgagtcacttgttcgcgtataAGCGCGGTCGCTTAGCTCgaagccttcgctaccgcggccgctccaacggtatacccgcgctctaattggtcagtgttttcctttaatatctcctcgATGAAACCTCGGAcgatattttcgctaaggaaaaagttgtttcaaatcaccccctgaaccacttctttcaaggtattacaacatttttgggacaccctgtacagccGCGTCTCAGAAATTCTGACACCCGGCCAGACATTAAAGTGTCTACTTTTGCTCTACTTTCTTTTACAATCTTGCTATCATTATTGCTCCACGAGTGATACTCTATTTcatatgaattaaaatatctagtaaatagtaatttgAAGATTAATCATCCCATCTGTTAACATTATGTTTTCTTGTTTAGTGCATCTAATTATGCATTAATCATTATATAATACTTATTAGACTAAATTATAATCAGTTCAATTCAGTCCTATGAGTTGCATGTAACATCTAGTAAATTATGTCTGATCGCATAAGGCACTGCAACATCTGTCCAGTATTTCTAAGAAATAGTAATCCTTGGTACTTTATTCAActatcgttaaattaatttattatacatagattttctatatttactaCGTTCGTgataaagaaaagtaaagatTTAGTTAGtcattcgtttaattatatttgttcgAGGAACTATGTACTCGACTGCACTCTTGAGTCAACTGTACAGTCAAATGCATTTATGCATATGATGTGGCGCTAATCAAAATGTCAGACTGGAGCAATCGTCTAGCCAGagtatatatatgcatattagTGTATTGGAAGTAGAAAGAGAGCAACAGAGAGAATAGAGGGGCAAGAATAGAACTGGGTTTGGCAAGCGTGGTGATTTTACACCTACCTTTTAACCGGACCGTAGCCGATTGTATTGTATCCGTTTCACGATACGTATCATGCTTGGCCCAGGTGGTTTCCCTAAGAAACGTGTATTTCTGTTTTACATATTGTTGCAACATTTTATCATTGCCGTGACAAAGTCATTCAACAACATTCCGTACGACCGAAGCTAGTTTCCAATAAAGTGTAGACGTAAAAATATGAGATTACTGAAAGTTGTGATATGTGTGTCGTAAAATTGGAACGTATTACGACTTAATAAATCGTTCGGCTTTAACAATTGCGCACCGTCTCGAGGGATTCTAAATCTTTAAGAATGACTTAAGTGGATTGTGATCATCATTAAAGAGCTTCAATGCGCGATGTTGGATATCATATTATGCTGGATATGTTGGCTGTTTTGGGCGGGTCTACCGACACTCACCGCCTATCCTGTATCGTCTTCAGTACGTGCAGGTACTGAATTTAATCGTCTGTTATcaacatgtattttaataacatacaaTGACTGAGAGGTTATTTTACTCTTGATAGATTTTCCACATATCTATACTTCATCGAAATGGGAACGATACTGGATACAATATACGATTGGACTTCTAAGCCTGACTGCTACAGCGTTTACCTTAGTCGGATGTCTTTGTTGTCGAAGACCTAGACGACCTAAAGGATTTCAggtaatttattatcgatcattgtattatatgtaacaaataaaagtcATTATGGTTACTCATCGTCTTAACAATGATTTATACGTTTCTAATTGTAGGACAAAGCAGAAAAGTCCAAGCAGGTAACTTTGATGCTACGAACCGTTTGAACTAAGAAGTTTAGAACAGTAttgttagaaaaaatattaaggaacttttttaatttaacaatgaCTCTCTTTATTTGAATGCTAAAGCTAGAATAAAAAGATGAGCAACAGAAGAATCATtcaaataagaattaaaaaatacctttagttaatgtttaatttctatattcttaTAGAAAGAGTCACATATTGATAGTtcattgtttcaaaatttattatttctaaatacaaatagaaacaatttaactatatattattttgaagaaaactaGTGAACATACAATAAGCTTtgctgtatttttttttaatatttcaccaCAGTTGCATGTTTACTGTTTACAAGTAGTAAAATATATGTCATTATTGATTGCCAACATTAGTAATTATCTACACATGTAtatgtaacattattttatactaaatgtattttaatttttcacgttttaGAATACTTATTTTctcgttttagtaaaataatttggaGAATATTACCATCTTTTTATGTTTTAGGAATTCAAAGATGGGAACACCATTGAACAGGAATCAACATTTGACCACTCAGTTGAAGGTTTAGAGTTAGATGTTCCACATATGTTAGCTGTTGCAGACAGAGTACAGTTCGAACCTATAGCTGTAGACCATATTATATCTGGATCTAAAAATTCTCCAAAACTTAAACCATTGCCACTATCAACATCGTTTTTTGAAGAACACGATTCCGATTCTAATACTCTCCCAGAAGCTTGTCGTGAATGGTTCGATGCACAGGAGTTATCTATACCAAgagaaaagttaaaatatttaagagaGATTGGTCATGGTTGGTTTGGAAAAGTTGTAGAGGGTCGAGCTGATTTAGAAGGGTGTAACAGAACTTCAAAAAATGGTGGTGTTGTTGTAAGAATACTTACAGAGGACGCTACTTCGAAAGAGAAAGCTTGGTTCCTTGGCGAAGCTACACCATATTTAAAACTGCaacatcaaaatattttgactCTACTGGGTTTTTGCTTAGAAACTGACCCATACCTATTACTATTTGAATCATGTTCAGTAGGTGACCTCAAAGGTTTTTTGCTATCAAATCATGATCTAAAATCACAAGAAGCtcttaacaaagaaaatatcccCGTTCGAATGGCACTAGATATCGCAACTGGTTTGAAACATATGCATAATCATGGATTTGTACACACAGATTTATCTGCTAGAAATTGTTTGGTGGCATCGGATTTATCAGCAAAATTGGGAGATTATGGAACAGGTGTAGAAAAATATCCTGAAGATTATTACGTGGTTGGAGATCGTGCATTGCCTATTAGATGGTCAGCACCGGAAAGCATAGAATGTACCGATACCACTATTGAAACACGAGAGATAACATCTCAAGCAAATATGTGGAGTTATGCTATTTTTCTTTGGGAGATTGCTACATGGGGAAGTAGACCATTCAATGATAAAAGCGATGAGCAAGTAATTCAGATGTTGTTATCTCTTAGAACTGATCTCTTGCCAAACGGTACACAAGTGTTGCAAACCTATCTAGAAAATTGTCCATCAAATATAATCCAAGCAATTCAtttatgtttgaatttaaatccACAGAAAAGATCGAATTTGGATGAGGTGAAGCAACTTCTTCTGAGCAATCAAACAGAGTATTTGGACTTTGAACAAAGATGGGAGAAATTACGTGTTAATGTAACTAAAAATGTTCGCAGCGCTAGCTTGCAGGATCTCAGAGGGAGTATTGATTCAGATTACTGGACTACTATTATCGATGATACGCCTCGTCAATCAACATTTCGGCTTGGGCCAGGTGAACTAGTGAAAAATGTACCacatgttaaaaatattatggtTCATCATGAGTCTGGTTCCGAAACTGAAGAAGAAAGTTGGAAGGGACGAATTGAAAAAGGAGTTTATACTGAAAAAGTAAAGCAAAAATCTAAATCTGTTACCGATTTAATGGTGCTTGTACATATCGATCTTGATTCTGATGCAGAATTATCAATGGGAGCTCAAGTATCAGAAAAGCatgcaaagaaaaaattgccTGCTACTGGTAGTGATAGTGATCTTAGACATAGTACTCATAGAGATGAATTTGATGAAGCATTGAGAAAGTTACGAGACCCTTTGCCAAATAACACTTCTAGTAAGATCAAAATGTTAGATAATTCGGAACGGCCAAAACTACTGACATTAACTACGGATCAGGATCAAACGCCAATCTTAAGGTTATCATTAAATGATAAAGAATCTACTATAGAAACTGATACTACACCCGTTGCAAGTACAAGCACAGAAACTCGTAATGATAAACATGTATTAAGGCTTTTATCAAAAGGAGATCCTaatcttcctcttcttcgctTTGTACCTGATGATAATACATCTTcttttgaaatgttaaaacaaaataatgaatctCAATTTAATGCTGTATCTAAGCATGAAAACAATACTTGCTtctctaataatttttcaattaattttgagacAAATGAAAACAACTTAGTCGATGTTGAACTTTGGAATCATGCACTGGATTCTGCTTTAGAAAAGAAAGTACCTGGTTTCTTGTATGAAGGCGAATTCAATGAATGTATGGAATCATCATCTGAGCAACAGAGCAGTAGTATGCCAGAACTAATTGTAACTACCGTATCTACACCAGATACATCACAATCTGGTATAAAACATTCTGCGTATAATGCAGATGATGAATTTTCTAATGGAGAAGAAATGGACATAGATCGAAGGTGTTTACCGAACGATGAtgaggaagaaagaaaacaattatccACTCCTGATGATGAGCAAAGCTCTGACTCTGGTTTTAGAGATAAAGAATCTTGCGAGGAAGAAGAGAATATTTGTCCATCTTTGGCTCCTTTATCTTCTAGTAATGATTCTACTACAGCTGTACCGTTATGTACCGAAGAACAGCAGTTACAGGTTTTGTTTGAATTAGATACAATTCTTGATGCTGAGTATTATGCAACATTACAAGACTCTGAAAAAGGAACAGAAAACTTATCCTCGATTAAGTGTATAGAAAACGAAGTTCTTAATGTAAATGAAGAGGAATCTGGTTCTATCCAAACTGTAGATACTGTAGATGAAACAAGGGATGATGAAagttgtatttataatgtacaGTCAACAGAAAATGATATTGTGAAACCAATGTCAGAAGATGAGAAAGAAACTCAGagagaaaatgtaattgaaaatgaagaaaagatTGAATTAAAAGATCCAAGTGCCATTACCTCGATTTTCCAACACAAAGATTCAGCTCAGAATGATATATTAGTAAACACCAAAAGTTCTTGTAAGAATCAAGAATCGGAACAAagtttacaaaatgaaaatgaaaatgaaaatgaagaatatgaaaatgaaaatgaaaatgaaaatgaaaatgaaaatgaaaatgaaaatgaaaatgaaaatgaaaatgaaaatgaaaatgaaaatgaagaaaatgaaaatgaaaatgaagaaaaagaaaataaaactgaagaaaaagagaatgaaactgaagaaagagaaaatgaaactgaaGATGACGATAGCTCTACAATGAGTTTACGTAGCGATAATTCTTATGTATCATATGGTATGGAGGAAGAGATTGTAACAGCAATTCGAAACGAACTTAGAGAAAAATTGCCTTGTGCACAGATGTCAGTCATAGAACCTTTGGAGTCTCACGACGATGATGAGAATCCATCTGCATCTAGTGATATAGACAATAAACAATgggatgatgatgatgataatgaAGAATTGTCAAATCAAGGTAGCGGCGGAGTGGGTATTTCAATAAggtattttcattgttttagaTAATAATCTTTACAAGACACCATAATGTATTGAGTAAAAACtgttatgtattatatataggTATAACGTGTACGGTACTCCACTTAGCCCGATCCAAGAAGAACGAGAAAGTACTCTTACTTCAGAGTCTCTTATATCTAATTCTAGAGACACATCAATTGCTTCAAAAGAATCTGCTCAATCATCAGATGATGTATTGCTAGTTGATActcgaacaaataaaatgatgttATTGGAAGGATTAGGAGAGACGCTACAGGATGACGATCGAGATACAACCAATGGTGATCTTtctgaagaagaaaatttggatTATAATTGTTCGGTCATTCGTTCCCGCGATGATAAATCACATATCATGATCGCAAGTGGAGTAGCACCTTTGCCAAGTCCTGAAGAAGAATCTAAATGGCAACAATTACCTTCGTCTTTTCCATTACCATTACCTCTACCATTAGAAGATGATCTAATGTCAACGAGTTTTGCAACAGAGCATGGTTGGGGCAGTCAGgatgaagaggaagaagaggaagatgaGGAGGAAGAAGATGACGAAGACGAAGATAACAGTTCTAGTTCTGGGGAATTTGTTTGGAAGGTATTTATTTGATgtactaaatatatatgacaggtaaaattgttttatattattctatagcGGTACACTGAACCACACGTCGAGCAAGTTCAAATTCGAAGTAGTCTGAGTAACAATGAAGGAACAGCAGTGGATGCTGATGTTGAAGATGAAATGGATgcagaagaggaagaagagggtGAGGATGAGGAGGAGGatgaagaggaggaggaggaggaggaggaggaagaagaattCACACCATCAGCTTGGAATGCAACGTTAGCACCCCGCCGTTCCGCGTTACGATCTCCagataaaacattaaaatctGGCGTAAGCTTTATGATAGCATTATCTTGACtactttttcttaaatgtAGTATAAGCATTTATAACTTCTTGTCCTCAATTTTGCTGCTAGGACGAATCGGTAGGTGTATCATTTATTTGCACAtagaacattttatatatttgaatcTCCTTctcatgaatatttctattgcaGATTTAATTTGAGGTATTTAGCAAATGTACTTTTTACACATTAgatatatgttaaatatagatataacttaacaatttttatcggatcGACAATGTGCGATTTGTCCAGGATCAAAAGAAGAGTGTTTGGTTCAAGAAGCAACGTTATCACTGCGTATACGAATACCCAAAGGAAACATTAGCTACCGATATTCAAGGAGAAACAACTACCACCTGGGAACCAACTTCATATGCTGGTACATACTCATTAACTTAAAAtatgttgaaaattaattcaattaatataattcagtAGGATTCATACGTCATGCAATCatgatttattttagattGGGAGGAAATGATAGATGAACCACGATTAGATTTATATCCCCTGGACTATGATGATGCTAACCATACTGGTATGTTCTGCTACtactt
The sequence above is drawn from the Hylaeus volcanicus isolate JK05 chromosome 2, UHH_iyHylVolc1.0_haploid, whole genome shotgun sequence genome and encodes:
- the LOC128872949 gene encoding putative leucine-rich repeat-containing protein DDB_G0290503 isoform X3; this encodes MLDIILCWICWLFWAGLPTLTAYPVSSSVRADFPHIYTSSKWERYWIQYTIGLLSLTATAFTLVGCLCCRRPRRPKGFQDKAEKSKQEFKDGNTIEQESTFDHSVEGLELDVPHMLAVADRVQFEPIAVDHIISGSKNSPKLKPLPLSTSFFEEHDSDSNTLPEACREWFDAQELSIPREKLKYLREIGHGWFGKVVEGRADLEGCNRTSKNGGVVVRILTEDATSKEKAWFLGEATPYLKLQHQNILTLLGFCLETDPYLLLFESCSVGDLKGFLLSNHDLKSQEALNKENIPVRMALDIATGLKHMHNHGFVHTDLSARNCLVASDLSAKLGDYGTGVEKYPEDYYVVGDRALPIRWSAPESIECTDTTIETREITSQANMWSYAIFLWEIATWGSRPFNDKSDEQVIQMLLSLRTDLLPNGTQVLQTYLENCPSNIIQAIHLCLNLNPQKRSNLDEVKQLLLSNQTEYLDFEQRWEKLRVNVTKNVRSASLQDLRGSIDSDYWTTIIDDTPRQSTFRLGPGELVKNVPHVKNIMVHHESGSETEEESWKGRIEKGVYTEKVKQKSKSVTDLMVLVHIDLDSDAELSMGAQVSEKHAKKKLPATGSDSDLRHSTHRDEFDEALRKLRDPLPNNTSSKIKMLDNSERPKLLTLTTDQDQTPILRLSLNDKESTIETDTTPVASTSTETRNDKHVLRLLSKGDPNLPLLRFVPDDNTSSFEMLKQNNESQFNAVSKHENNTCFSNNFSINFETNENNLVDVELWNHALDSALEKKVPGFLYEGEFNECMESSSEQQSSSMPELIVTTVSTPDTSQSGIKHSAYNADDEFSNGEEMDIDRRCLPNDDEEERKQLSTPDDEQSSDSGFRDKESCEEEENICPSLAPLSSSNDSTTAVPLCTEEQQLQVLFELDTILDAEYYATLQDSEKGTENLSSIKCIENEVLNVNEEESGSIQTVDTVDETRDDESCIYNVQSTENDIVKPMSEDEKETQRENVIENEEKIELKDPSAITSIFQHKDSAQNDILVNTKSSCKNQESEQSLQNENENENEEYENENENENENENENENENENENENENENEENENENEEKENKTEEKENETEERENETEDDDSSTMSLRSDNSYVSYGMEEEIVTAIRNELREKLPCAQMSVIEPLESHDDDENPSASSDIDNKQWDDDDDNEELSNQGSGGVGISIRYNVYGTPLSPIQEERESTLTSESLISNSRDTSIASKESAQSSDDVLLVDTRTNKMMLLEGLGETLQDDDRDTTNGDLSEEENLDYNCSVIRSRDDKSHIMIASGVAPLPSPEEESKWQQLPSSFPLPLPLPLEDDLMSTSFATEHGWGSQDEEEEEEDEEEEDDEDEDNSSSSGEFVWKRYTEPHVEQVQIRSSLSNNEGTAVDADVEDEMDAEEEEEGEDEEEDEEEEEEEEEEEEFTPSAWNATLAPRRSALRSPDKTLKSGDESVGVSFICT